A genomic segment from Cygnus atratus isolate AKBS03 ecotype Queensland, Australia chromosome Z, CAtr_DNAZoo_HiC_assembly, whole genome shotgun sequence encodes:
- the SLC26A1 gene encoding sulfate anion transporter 1, which produces MAKRHKSCAPEELCYCVLIRNLLWNYHSYFVPSEQIREVNTGTMERPLEATRMEKSTSCFLMERKTRVKTSRKEIVLAKLRKSCSCSPRKLKNFVMDFLPVLRWLPKYQCKEYIWGDVMSGLVIGIILVPQAIAYSLLAGLKPIYSLYTSFFANIIYFLMGTSRHVSVGIFSLISLMVGQVVDRELILAGFDLNDDAPPVLGDSSLQSDSQSNTTVFNLTAGGMNAECGKECYAIGIATALTFVAGVYQVLMGVFRLGFVSMYLSESVLDGFATGASLTILTAQVKYLIGIKIPRSQGHGMLVITWINIFRNISQANICDVITSAICIVVLVAAKELGDRYKHKLKFPLPTELVVIVVATLVSHYGNLNEVYGSSVSGAIPTGFIAPKVPHFNLMLRVAVDALPLAVVSFVFTVSLSEMCAKKYAYTIRANQEMFAVGFCNIIPSFFHSFATSAALAKTLVKTSTGCQTQVSGVISAMVVLLVLLFLAPLFYSLQKCVLACIIIVSLRGALRKFRDVPARYHANKVDTVVWVVTMAASALISTEVGLLVGIVFSMICIIVRTQRPRTALLGQIQDTSFYEDDLEYENLSSIPKVKIFRFEAPLYYANRNYFLKSLYRLTGLDPNLEAARRKKYEKKEKQHVKKEDHTTANGLGSGDTTLQLVPKQIDFQTLIVDCSSISFLDTTGVNTLKEILKDYKELNISVLLACCNPAVIDSLKRGGYFGKDFGSMQEMLFYSIHNAVQFAQDQKLPEDCSV; this is translated from the exons ATGGCGAAAAGGCACA AAAGCTGTGCTCCTGAGGAACTGTGCTACTGTGTGCTGATAAGAAATCTGTTGTGGAACTACCACAGCTACTTCGTGCCTTCG GAACAGATACGTGAAGTAAACACTGGGACAATGGAAAGACCACTTGAGGCTACCAGGATGGAAAAGAGCACTTCCTGCTTTCTAATGGAAAGAAAGACTCGTGTGAAGACTAGTAGGAAAGAGATTGTGCTAGCCAAGCTGAGGaagagctgctcctgctctccaaGGAAACTGAAGAACTTCGTCATGGACTTCCTTCCTGTTTTACGATGGCTTCCCAAGTACCAGTGCAAAGAATACATTTGGGGGGACGTTATGTCTGGGTTAGTGATTGGGATCATTCTAGTGCCCCAAGCAATTGCGTACTCACTACTGGCAGGTCTGAAGCCCATTTACAGTCTTTACACATCATTCTTTGCCAACATCATCTATTTCTTGATGGGCACATCCCGTCACGTCTCAGTTGGCATTTTCAGCTTGATAAGCTTAATGGTAGGACAAGTTGTGGACCGAGAACTTATCTTGGCTGGGTTCGACTTGAATGATGATGCCCCACCAGTCTTGGGTGACAGCTCCCTGCAGAGTGACAGCCAATCCAACACAACTGTCTTCAACCTTACCGCGGGGGGGATGAATGCCGAGTGTGGGAAGGAATGCTATGCTATCGGCATTGCCACAGCCTTGACATTTGTGGCTGGAGTCTATCAG GTTCTAATGGGAGTCTTTCGTCTGGGTTTTGTATCTATGTACCTGTCTGAGTCTGTACTAGACGGCTTTGCAACTGGTGCCTCCCTAACCATTTTAACAGCTCAAGTGAAGTATCTGATTGGAATAAAAATCCCTCGTAGCCAAGGGCACGGAATGCTTGTAATTACTTGGATTAATATTTTCCGGAACATTTCTCAGGCTAACATCTGTGATGTCATCACAAGTGCCATTTGCATTGTAGTGCTGGTTGCTGCTAAAGAACTGGGAGATCGGTATAAGCATAAGCTGAAGTTCCCTCTACCCACAGAGCTTGTAGTTATTGTTGTGGCAACGCTGGTGTCACATTATGGAAACTTAAATGAAGTTTATGGATCCAGTGTTTCTGGAGCTATTCCAACAGGATTTATCGCCCCCAAGGTACCACATTTCAACTTAATGCTCCGTGTTGCTGTAGATGCTTTACCTCTTGCTGTAGTCAGCTTTGTCTTCACCGTATCCCTTTCTGAAATGTGTGCAAAGAAATACGCTTACACCATCCGAGCCAATCAGGAGATGTTCGCTGTGGGGTTCTGCAACatcattccttctttcttccactCTTTCGCAACTAGCGCAGCTCTGGCGAAAACACTCGTCAAGACATCTACAGGCTGCCAGACTCAAGTCTCTGGAGTGATCAGTGCAATGGTGGTTTTACTGGTGCTGCTCTTCTTGGCACCTCTCTTCTACTCCTTACAGAAGTGTGTCCTGGCTTGTATCATCATTGTCAGCCTCCGAGGAGCCCTGAGGAAATTCCGAGATGTGCCGGCACGGTACCACGCGAACAAGGTGGACACAGTGGTTTGGGTTGTTACTATGGCTGCCTCTGCCTTGATCAGCACAGAAGTAGGGCTGTTGGTTGGTATTGTTTTCTCCATGATATGCATCATTGTTCGCACACAGCGGCCACGGACGGCCCTGCTTGGTCAAATCCAAGACACCAGCTTTTACGAGGATGACTTAGAATATGAAAATCTCTCCTCCATTCCAAAGGtcaaaatattcagatttgAGGCACCACTTTACTACGCAAACAGAAACTATTTCCTAAAGTCTCTGTACAGATTGACTGGTTTAGATCCTAACCTAGAAGCTGctagaaggaagaaatatgagaagaaggaaaagcagcatgtGAAAAAGGAAGATCACACAACTGCTAATGGACTGGGCAGCGGAGACACCACTCTGCAACTAGTTCCTAAGCAAATCGATTTCCAAACTCTTATTGTAGATTGCTCTTCCATCTCATTTTTGGACACCACTGGAGTTAATACTCTAAAGGAAATTCTGAAAGACTACAAGGagttaaacatttctgttcttctggCTTGCTGCAATCCCGCAGTGATAGACTCTCTGAAAAGAGGAGGCTACTTTGGGAAAGATTTTGGAAGTATGCAGGAAATGCTCTTCTACAGCATACACAATGCTGTGCAGTTTGCACAAGACCAAAAGCTTCCGGAAGATTGTTCTGTTTAA